One window from the genome of Helicobacter pylori encodes:
- a CDS encoding TonB-dependent receptor family protein, with amino-acid sequence MKRILVSLAVLSHSAHAVKTHNLERVEASGVANDKEAPLSWRSKEVRNYMGSRTVISNKQLTKSANQSIEEALQNVPGVHIRNSTGIGAVPSISIRGFGAGGPGHSNTGMILVNGIPIYVAPYVEIGTVIFPVTFQSVDRISVTKGGESVRYGPNAFGGVINIITKGIPTNWESQVSERTTFWGKSENGGFFNQNSKNIDKSLVNNMLFNTYLRTGGMMNKHFGIQAQVNWLKGQGFRYNSPTNIQNYMLDSLYQINDSNKITAFFQYYSYFLTDPGSLGIEAYNQNRFQNNRPNNDKSGRAKRWGAVYQNFFGDTDKIGGDFTFSYYGHDMSRDFKFDSNYLNVNTNPKLGPVYTDQNYPGFFIFDHLRRYVMNAFEPNLNLVVNTNKVKQTFNVGMRFMTMDMFIRSDQSTCEKSDIIDGVCHMPPYVLSKKPSNNQEMFNNYTAVWLSDKIELFDSKLVITPGLRYTFLNYDNKEPEKNDFSVWTSKKQRQNEWSPALNIGYKPMENWIWYANYRRSFIPPQHTMVGITRTNYNQIFNEIEVGQRYSYKNLLSFNTNYFVIFANRYYAGGYSPQPVNARSQGVELELYYAPIRGLQFHVAYTYIDARITSNADDIAYYFTGIVNKPFDIKGKRLPYVSPNQFIFDMMYTYKHTTFGISSYFYSRAYSSMLNQAKSQTVCLPLNPEYTGGLEYGCNSVGLLPLYFVLNVQVSSVLWQSGRHKITGSLQINNLFNMKYYFRGIGTSPTGREPAPGRSITAYLNYEF; translated from the coding sequence ATGAAAAGAATTTTAGTCTCTCTAGCTGTTTTGAGTCATAGCGCGCATGCTGTCAAAACTCATAATTTGGAAAGGGTAGAAGCTTCAGGGGTGGCTAACGATAAAGAAGCGCCTTTAAGCTGGAGGAGCAAGGAAGTTAGAAATTATATGGGTTCTCGCACGGTGATTTCTAACAAACAGCTCACTAAAAGCGCGAATCAAAGTATTGAAGAAGCTTTGCAAAATGTGCCGGGCGTGCATATTAGAAACTCTACCGGTATTGGAGCTGTGCCTAGCATTTCCATTAGGGGGTTTGGTGCGGGAGGCCCAGGGCATTCTAATACGGGAATGATTCTAGTCAATGGGATTCCTATTTATGTCGCGCCCTATGTTGAAATTGGCACGGTCATTTTTCCTGTAACCTTTCAATCTGTGGATAGAATCAGCGTAACTAAAGGTGGGGAGAGCGTGCGTTATGGCCCTAACGCTTTTGGCGGTGTGATCAACATTATCACCAAAGGCATTCCTACCAATTGGGAAAGTCAGGTGAGCGAGAGGACCACTTTTTGGGGCAAATCTGAAAATGGGGGGTTTTTCAATCAAAATTCTAAAAACATTGATAAAAGCTTAGTTAATAACATGCTTTTTAACACCTATTTAAGAACGGGGGGCATGATGAATAAGCATTTTGGAATCCAAGCTCAAGTCAATTGGCTCAAAGGGCAAGGGTTTAGATACAACAGCCCTACGAACATTCAAAACTACATGTTAGATTCATTGTATCAAATCAATGATAGCAATAAAATCACCGCTTTTTTTCAATATTATAGTTATTTCTTGACAGACCCTGGATCTTTAGGCATAGAAGCGTATAATCAAAATCGTTTTCAAAACAACCGCCCCAATAACGATAAAAGTGGGAGAGCGAAGCGATGGGGAGCTGTGTATCAAAACTTTTTTGGGGACACGGATAAAATAGGGGGGGATTTCACTTTCAGCTACTATGGGCATGACATGTCAAGGGATTTTAAATTTGATTCTAACTATTTAAATGTCAATACCAATCCTAAATTAGGCCCTGTTTATACCGATCAAAATTATCCAGGATTTTTTATTTTTGATCATTTAAGGCGTTATGTGATGAACGCTTTTGAACCTAATTTGAACTTAGTTGTCAATACCAATAAAGTTAAGCAAACTTTTAATGTGGGCATGCGTTTTATGACGATGGACATGTTCATTAGATCCGATCAAAGCACATGCGAAAAATCAGATATTATTGATGGGGTGTGTCATATGCCCCCATATGTTCTTTCTAAAAAGCCTAGTAACAATCAAGAAATGTTTAACAACTATACAGCGGTATGGTTGAGCGATAAAATAGAGCTTTTTGATTCTAAATTGGTGATAACTCCAGGGCTTAGATACACCTTTTTAAACTACGATAACAAAGAGCCAGAAAAGAACGATTTTTCCGTATGGACCAGTAAAAAACAGCGTCAAAACGAATGGAGTCCCGCCCTTAACATTGGCTATAAACCTATGGAAAATTGGATATGGTATGCGAACTACCGCCGCAGTTTTATCCCCCCACAACACACAATGGTAGGCATTACTAGGACTAATTACAACCAAATTTTCAATGAAATTGAAGTGGGGCAACGCTATAGTTATAAAAACCTATTGAGCTTTAACACGAATTATTTTGTGATTTTTGCCAATCGTTACTATGCGGGAGGCTATAGCCCGCAGCCTGTGAATGCTAGGAGTCAAGGGGTGGAATTGGAATTGTATTACGCGCCGATTAGGGGTTTGCAATTTCATGTGGCTTACACTTACATTGATGCGCGCATCACTTCTAACGCTGATGATATTGCTTATTATTTTACAGGCATTGTCAATAAACCCTTTGACATTAAAGGGAAGCGTTTGCCTTATGTGAGTCCTAACCAATTCATATTTGACATGATGTATACTTACAAGCACACGACTTTTGGAATCAGCAGTTATTTTTATAGCCGCGCTTATAGTTCCATGCTCAATCAAGCCAAAAGCCAAACCGTGTGCCTGCCCTTAAATCCAGAATACACGGGTGGGCTAGAGTATGGTTGTAATTCAGTGGGGTTATTGCCCTTGTATTTTGTGTTGAATGTCCAAGTAAGCTCCGTTTTATGGCAAAGTGGTAGGCATAAAATCACAGGAAGCTTGCAAATCAATAACCTTTTCAACATGAAGTATTATTTTAGGGGGATTGGCACAAGCCCTACAGGGAGAGAGCCCGCGCCAGGGAGATCCATTACAGCGTATTTGAATTATGAGTTTTAA
- the glmU gene encoding bifunctional UDP-N-acetylglucosamine diphosphorylase/glucosamine-1-phosphate N-acetyltransferase GlmU — protein sequence MLSVIILAAGKGTRMHSSLPKTLHTLCGEPMLFYILETAFSISNDVHLVLHHQQERIKEAVLERFKGVIFHAQIVEKYSGTGGAIMQEDKTPIPTQHERVLILNADMPLITKDALTPLLESKNNAIGLLHLADPKGYGRVILENHQVKKIVEEKDANDEEKEIKSVNAGVYFFERKFLEKYLPKLNDQNAQKEYYLTDLIALGINENETIDAIFLEEECFLGVNSQTERAKAEEIMLERLRKNAMDLGVVMQLPNSIYLEKGVSFKGECVLEQGVRLIGNCLIENAHIKAYSVIEESQIVNSSVGPFAHARPKSVICNSHVGNFVETKNAKLQGAKAGHLSYLGDCEIGKNTNVGAGVITCNYDGKKKHQTIIGENVFIGSDSQLVAPINIGSNVLIGSGTTITKDIPSGSLSLSRAPQTNIENGYFKFFKKP from the coding sequence ATGCTTTCTGTAATCATACTGGCCGCTGGTAAAGGCACTCGCATGCATTCTAGCCTGCCTAAGACTTTACACACCCTTTGTGGGGAGCCTATGCTGTTTTACATTTTAGAAACGGCTTTTTCAATCAGTAATGATGTGCATCTTGTCTTACACCACCAACAAGAACGCATTAAAGAAGCGGTGTTGGAGCGTTTTAAGGGCGTGATTTTTCACGCTCAAATCGTGGAAAAATATTCAGGGACAGGTGGGGCTATCATGCAAGAAGATAAAACGCCTATTCCCACTCAACATGAGCGGGTTTTGATTTTGAATGCAGACATGCCCTTAATCACTAAAGACGCGCTTACCCCCTTATTAGAAAGCAAGAATAACGCCATAGGCTTACTGCATTTAGCTGACCCTAAAGGTTATGGGCGCGTTATTTTAGAAAACCATCAGGTTAAAAAGATTGTAGAAGAAAAGGACGCTAATGATGAAGAAAAAGAAATTAAAAGCGTGAATGCTGGCGTGTATTTTTTTGAAAGAAAGTTTTTAGAAAAATACTTGCCCAAGCTTAATGACCAAAACGCCCAAAAAGAATACTATCTCACGGATTTAATCGCTCTAGGAATCAATGAAAATGAAACAATTGACGCTATTTTCTTAGAAGAAGAGTGTTTTTTAGGGGTGAATAGCCAAACAGAAAGGGCGAAAGCTGAAGAAATCATGCTAGAAAGACTGCGAAAAAACGCCATGGACTTAGGAGTAGTGATGCAATTGCCTAATAGCATTTATTTAGAAAAAGGCGTGAGTTTTAAGGGGGAGTGCGTTTTAGAGCAAGGGGTGCGTTTGATTGGGAATTGTTTGATAGAAAACGCGCATATTAAGGCTTATAGCGTGATAGAAGAAAGCCAGATTGTTAATAGCAGTGTGGGGCCGTTTGCCCATGCGCGCCCTAAAAGCGTGATTTGTAACAGCCATGTGGGGAATTTTGTAGAGACTAAAAACGCCAAACTTCAAGGCGCTAAAGCAGGGCATTTGAGCTATTTAGGGGATTGTGAGATAGGGAAAAACACAAATGTAGGGGCTGGCGTGATCACTTGCAATTATGATGGTAAAAAGAAACACCAAACGATTATCGGTGAAAATGTCTTTATAGGGAGCGATAGCCAACTAGTCGCCCCCATAAATATCGGCTCTAATGTCTTAATCGGCAGCGGCACCACCATCACTAAAGACATTCCTAGCGGTTCGTTAAGTCTTTCACGCGCCCCTCAAACCAACATTGAAAACGGGTATTTTAAGTTTTTTAAGAAACCTTAA
- the fliP gene encoding flagellar type III secretion system pore protein FliP (The bacterial flagellar biogenesis protein FliP forms a type III secretion system (T3SS)-type pore required for flagellar assembly.), with the protein MRFFIFLILICPLICPLMSADSALPSVNLSLNAPNDPKQLVTTLNVIALLTLLVLAPSLILVMTSFTRLIVVFSFLRTALGTQQTPPTQILVSLSLILTFFIMEPSLKKAYDTGIKPYMDKKISYTEAFEKSALPFKEFMLKNTREKDLALFFRIRNLPNPKTPNEVSLSVLIPAFMISELKTAFQIGFLLYLPFLVIDMVISSILMAMGMMMLPPVMISLPFKILVFILVDGFNLLTENLVASFKMV; encoded by the coding sequence TTGCGTTTTTTCATTTTTTTAATCCTCATTTGCCCTTTAATATGCCCTTTAATGAGCGCTGATAGCGCTTTACCTAGCGTCAACCTCTCTTTAAACGCTCCTAATGATCCCAAACAGCTTGTAACCACCCTTAATGTCATCGCCCTGCTCACGCTTTTAGTTTTAGCCCCATCATTGATTTTAGTGATGACGAGTTTCACCCGTTTGATCGTGGTGTTTTCTTTTTTAAGGACCGCTTTAGGCACGCAACAAACCCCACCCACTCAAATTTTAGTCTCGCTCTCTTTGATATTGACTTTTTTTATCATGGAACCTAGCCTAAAAAAGGCTTATGATACAGGGATTAAGCCTTATATGGATAAAAAGATTTCTTACACCGAAGCGTTTGAAAAAAGCGCTCTGCCTTTCAAGGAATTCATGCTTAAAAACACACGAGAAAAGGATCTAGCGCTTTTTTTTAGGATCAGAAATCTCCCTAACCCTAAAACCCCTAATGAGGTGAGCTTGAGCGTTTTAATCCCGGCATTTATGATAAGCGAGTTGAAAACAGCGTTTCAAATCGGCTTTTTACTCTACTTGCCTTTTTTGGTGATTGATATGGTAATTAGCTCTATTTTAATGGCGATGGGCATGATGATGCTCCCGCCTGTAATGATTTCTTTACCTTTTAAAATTTTAGTGTTTATTCTAGTGGATGGGTTTAATTTATTGACCGAAAATTTAGTAGCGAGTTTTAAAATGGTTTAA
- the xerH gene encoding tyrosine recombinase XerH, translating to MKHPLEELKDPIENLLLWIGRFLRYKCTSLSNSQVKDQNKVFECLNEFNHAFINSSQLEKVCKKARNAGLLGINTYALPLLKFYEYSKKLSLKSLKSIDEVMLAEFLSIYTGGLSLATKKNYRIALLGLFSYIDKQNQDENEKSYIYNITLKNISGANQSAGNKLPTHLNNEELEKFLDSIDKIEMSAKVRARNRLLIKIIVFTGMRSNEALQLKIKDFTLENGCYTILIKGKGDKYRAVMLKAFHIESLLKEWLTERGLYPVKNDLLFCNQKGMALTQAYLYKQVERIINFAGLRREKNGAHMLRHSFATLLYQKRHDLILVQEALGHASLNTSRIYTHFDKERLKEAASIWEEN from the coding sequence ATGAAGCACCCCCTAGAAGAATTAAAAGACCCCATAGAAAATCTTTTGCTATGGATTGGGCGCTTTTTGCGTTACAAATGCACAAGCTTGTCTAATTCCCAAGTGAAAGATCAAAACAAGGTTTTTGAATGCTTGAACGAATTCAATCATGCGTTCATCAATTCAAGCCAATTGGAAAAAGTTTGCAAAAAAGCTCGTAATGCTGGATTACTAGGGATCAACACCTACGCGCTGCCCCTACTCAAATTTTACGAATATTCCAAAAAGCTTTCTCTAAAATCGCTCAAAAGCATAGACGAAGTCATGTTGGCTGAATTTTTGAGTATTTATACCGGAGGTTTGAGTTTAGCCACTAAGAAAAATTACAGAATCGCCCTACTAGGGCTTTTTAGCTACATAGACAAGCAAAATCAAGATGAAAATGAAAAATCTTATATCTATAATATCACGCTTAAAAACATCAGCGGAGCGAATCAAAGCGCAGGCAACAAGCTCCCTACTCATTTAAACAATGAAGAATTAGAAAAATTTTTAGATAGCATTGATAAAATAGAAATGTCCGCTAAAGTGCGCGCCAGAAATCGCCTGCTCATTAAAATCATCGTTTTTACAGGCATGCGTTCTAATGAAGCCTTGCAGCTTAAAATAAAGGATTTCACTTTAGAAAATGGCTGTTATACGATTTTGATTAAAGGCAAGGGCGATAAATACAGAGCGGTGATGCTCAAAGCTTTCCACATTGAGAGCCTTTTGAAAGAATGGCTCACGGAAAGGGGATTGTATCCTGTTAAAAACGATTTATTGTTTTGCAACCAAAAAGGCATGGCTTTAACGCAAGCTTATTTGTATAAGCAAGTGGAGCGCATCATCAATTTTGCCGGACTCAGACGAGAGAAAAATGGGGCGCACATGTTAAGGCATTCTTTTGCGACCTTGCTCTATCAAAAACGCCATGATTTGATTTTGGTTCAAGAAGCTCTAGGGCATGCGAGCTTGAACACGAGCAGGATTTACACGCATTTTGACAAAGAACGTTTAAAAGAAGCGGCGAGCATTTGGGAAGAAAATTAA
- a CDS encoding pyridoxal phosphate-dependent aminotransferase, protein MLYSSKIQSLSESVTIAISTLAKELKSQGKDILSFSAGEPDFDTPQAIKDAAIKALNNGFTKYTPVAGIPELLKAIAHKLKKENNLDYEPSEILVSNGAKQSLFNAIQALIGDGDEVIIPVPFWVTYPELVKYSGGVSQFIQTDEKSHFKITPKQLKDALSPKTKMLILTTPSNPTGMLYSKAELEALGEVLKDTPIWVLSDEIYEKLVYKGEFVSCAAVSEEMKKRTITINGLSKSVAMTGWRMGYAASKDKKLVKLMNNLQSQCTSNINSITQMASVVALEGLVDKEIETMRQAFERRCDLAHAKINAIEGLNTLKPDGAFYLFINIGSLCGGDSMRFCHELLEKEGVALVPGKAFGLEGYVRLSFACSEEQIEKGIERIARFVKSKG, encoded by the coding sequence ATGTTATATTCCTCTAAAATCCAATCCCTTTCAGAATCCGTAACGATCGCTATTAGCACACTCGCTAAAGAATTGAAATCGCAAGGAAAAGATATTTTAAGTTTTTCAGCGGGCGAGCCTGATTTTGACACCCCGCAAGCGATTAAAGATGCGGCCATAAAAGCCCTAAATAATGGTTTTACCAAATACACGCCAGTAGCCGGAATCCCTGAATTATTAAAAGCGATCGCTCATAAATTGAAAAAAGAAAACAACTTGGATTATGAACCGAGTGAAATTCTAGTGAGCAATGGCGCTAAGCAAAGCTTGTTCAATGCGATTCAAGCCTTAATAGGGGATGGCGATGAAGTGATTATCCCTGTGCCTTTTTGGGTAACTTACCCTGAGCTTGTGAAATACAGCGGTGGGGTGAGTCAATTCATTCAAACCGATGAAAAAAGCCATTTTAAAATCACCCCCAAGCAGCTTAAAGACGCCTTAAGCCCCAAAACAAAAATGCTCATTCTCACCACTCCATCAAACCCTACCGGCATGCTTTATAGTAAGGCGGAATTAGAGGCTTTGGGCGAAGTTTTAAAAGACACTCCAATTTGGGTGCTTAGCGATGAAATTTATGAAAAGCTTGTCTATAAAGGGGAGTTTGTTTCTTGTGCGGCAGTGAGTGAAGAGATGAAAAAACGCACCATTACCATTAATGGCTTGAGCAAGTCAGTGGCGATGACAGGCTGGCGTATGGGCTATGCGGCGAGCAAGGATAAAAAGTTAGTCAAATTGATGAATAACTTGCAAAGCCAATGCACTTCCAATATCAATTCTATCACGCAAATGGCTTCTGTTGTGGCGCTTGAGGGGTTGGTGGATAAAGAAATTGAAACGATGCGTCAGGCTTTTGAGAGGCGCTGTGATTTAGCCCACGCAAAAATCAATGCGATTGAAGGGCTGAACACTTTAAAACCTGATGGGGCGTTTTACCTGTTTATCAACATTGGTAGCCTTTGTGGGGGGGATTCGATGCGATTTTGCCATGAGTTGTTAGAAAAAGAAGGCGTAGCGTTAGTGCCTGGAAAGGCTTTTGGATTGGAAGGCTATGTTCGTTTGTCTTTTGCATGCTCAGAAGAACAGATTGAAAAGGGGATTGAACGCATTGCTCGCTTTGTCAAATCAAAGGGGTAA
- a CDS encoding Gfo/Idh/MocA family protein has product MLFAMIGSGGFIAPKHLQAIRDTGHFLDCSFDVHDSVGVLDEYFPQSEFFTNIEDFEKHLEQSRAMGKEINYLSVCTPTHTHFDHIRFGLRNGMHVICEKPLVLDPGEIQELKDLEVKHQKRVFSLLPLRLHCDTLALKEKIKSELDKNPSKVFDITLTYISVQGKWYFSSWRADVNRSGGLATQMGVNIFDTLLYLFGGVKDKVINREEPDCVCGILFLEHAKIRWFFSINPEHMGVAKEKVYHKMILEGEEVNLTQSFDNLYIESYKQILAQGGFGLDDAMASIKLAYELRNLSVSEPNEDSHVLCCKNKTDQ; this is encoded by the coding sequence ATGCTTTTTGCGATGATTGGTTCAGGGGGGTTTATCGCTCCCAAGCACTTGCAAGCGATTAGAGATACAGGGCATTTTTTGGATTGCTCTTTTGATGTTCATGATAGCGTGGGGGTTTTAGATGAGTATTTCCCGCAATCAGAGTTTTTTACCAATATTGAAGATTTTGAAAAGCATTTAGAGCAATCTAGGGCTATGGGTAAAGAAATCAACTATTTGAGCGTTTGCACGCCTACGCACACGCATTTTGATCACATCCGTTTCGGGTTAAGAAACGGCATGCATGTGATTTGTGAAAAACCCTTAGTTTTAGACCCTGGCGAAATACAAGAATTGAAAGATTTGGAGGTGAAACACCAAAAAAGGGTGTTCAGTCTTTTGCCCTTGCGCTTGCATTGCGACACGCTGGCTTTGAAAGAAAAAATTAAAAGCGAATTAGACAAAAACCCTAGCAAAGTGTTTGACATCACGCTCACTTATATCAGCGTTCAAGGGAAATGGTATTTTTCTTCATGGCGAGCCGATGTGAATAGGAGTGGGGGGCTAGCCACTCAAATGGGAGTGAATATTTTTGACACTTTATTGTATTTGTTTGGAGGCGTTAAAGACAAGGTTATCAACAGAGAAGAGCCTGATTGCGTGTGCGGGATACTCTTTTTAGAGCATGCCAAAATAAGATGGTTTTTTTCCATCAATCCAGAACACATGGGAGTGGCTAAAGAAAAGGTTTATCATAAAATGATCCTAGAGGGCGAAGAAGTCAATCTCACACAGAGCTTTGATAACCTGTATATAGAAAGCTACAAACAGATTTTAGCTCAAGGGGGGTTTGGCTTGGATGATGCTATGGCGTCTATCAAACTGGCTTATGAATTAAGAAACCTTTCAGTCAGCGAACCCAATGAAGATTCGCATGTTTTGTGTTGCAAAAACAAAACAGACCAGTAA
- a CDS encoding ribonucleoside-diphosphate reductase subunit alpha encodes MITVVKRNGRIEPLDITKIQKYTKDATDNLEGVSQSELEVDARLQFRDKITTEEIQQTLIKTAVDKIDIDTPNWSFVASRLFLYDLYHKVSGFTGYRHLKEYFENAEEKGRILKGFKEKFDLEFLNNQIKPERDFQFNYLGIKTLYDRYLLKDANNNPIELPQHMFMSIAMFLAQNEQEPNKIALEFYEVLSKFEAMCATPTLANARTTKHQLSSCYIGSTPDNIEGIFDSYKEMALLSKYGGGIGWDFSLVRSIGSYIDGHKNASAGTIPFLKIANDVAIAVDQLGTRKGAIAVYLEIWHIDVMEFIDLRKNSGDERRRAHDLFPALWVCDLFLKRVLEDAMWTLFDPYECKDLTELYGQDFEKRYLEYEKDPKIIKEYINAKDLWKKILMNYFEAGLPFLAFKDNANRCNPNAHAGIIRSSNLCTEIFQNTAPNHYYMQIEYTDGAIEFFEEKELVTTDNNITKCANKLTSTDILKGKPIYIATKIAKDGQTAVCNLASINLSKINTEEDIKRVVPIMVRLLDNVIDLNFYPNRKVKATNLQNRAIGLGVMGEAQMLAEHQIAWGSKEHLEKIDALMEQISYHAIDTSANLAKEKGVYKDFENSEWSKGIFPIDKANNEALKLTEKGLFNHACDWQGLREKVKANGMRNGYLMAIAPTSSISILVGTTQTIEPIYKKKWFEENLSGLIPVVVPNLNVETWNFYTSAYDIDAKDLIKAAAVRQKWIDQGQSINVFLRIENASGKTLHEIYTLAWKLGLKSTYYLRSESPSIDEKSVLDRSVECFNCQ; translated from the coding sequence TTGATTACGGTGGTTAAACGAAACGGGCGCATTGAGCCTTTGGACATTACCAAAATCCAAAAATACACTAAGGACGCTACGGACAATTTAGAGGGCGTGAGCCAAAGTGAGCTGGAAGTGGATGCGAGGTTGCAATTTAGGGACAAGATCACTACTGAAGAAATCCAACAAACTTTGATTAAAACCGCTGTGGATAAGATAGATATTGACACGCCTAATTGGAGCTTTGTCGCCTCAAGGCTTTTTTTGTATGATTTATACCATAAAGTAAGCGGTTTTACAGGGTATAGGCATTTGAAAGAGTATTTTGAAAACGCTGAAGAAAAGGGCCGCATCCTTAAGGGCTTTAAGGAAAAATTTGATTTAGAGTTTTTAAATAACCAGATCAAGCCTGAAAGGGATTTCCAATTCAATTATTTAGGGATTAAAACCTTGTATGATCGCTATTTATTAAAAGACGCTAACAACAACCCTATTGAATTGCCCCAACACATGTTTATGAGCATTGCGATGTTTTTAGCGCAAAACGAACAAGAACCTAACAAAATCGCTTTAGAATTTTATGAAGTTTTAAGCAAATTTGAAGCGATGTGCGCGACCCCCACTCTAGCGAACGCTCGCACCACCAAACACCAGCTAAGCTCATGCTATATTGGCAGCACGCCGGATAATATTGAGGGGATTTTTGACAGCTATAAGGAAATGGCGCTATTGTCCAAATACGGCGGAGGGATTGGCTGGGATTTTTCTTTGGTGCGCTCTATCGGGAGCTATATTGATGGGCATAAAAATGCGAGTGCAGGCACGATCCCTTTTTTAAAAATCGCTAATGATGTGGCGATTGCGGTTGATCAATTAGGCACACGAAAGGGCGCGATTGCGGTGTATTTGGAAATCTGGCACATTGATGTGATGGAGTTCATTGATTTAAGGAAAAATAGCGGCGATGAAAGGCGAAGAGCGCATGATTTGTTCCCGGCTCTTTGGGTGTGCGATTTGTTTTTGAAAAGGGTTTTAGAAGATGCGATGTGGACTTTGTTTGACCCTTATGAGTGTAAGGATTTGACTGAGCTTTATGGGCAGGATTTTGAAAAACGCTATTTAGAGTATGAAAAAGATCCCAAAATCATTAAAGAATACATTAACGCTAAAGATTTATGGAAAAAAATCTTAATGAATTATTTTGAAGCCGGCTTGCCTTTCTTGGCCTTTAAAGACAACGCCAATCGGTGCAACCCAAACGCTCATGCAGGAATCATTCGATCGTCTAATTTATGCACAGAGATTTTTCAAAATACCGCGCCTAACCACTATTACATGCAAATAGAATACACCGATGGCGCCATAGAATTTTTTGAAGAAAAAGAGTTGGTAACGACAGATAATAATATCACTAAATGCGCTAACAAGCTCACTAGCACCGATATTCTAAAAGGCAAACCAATCTATATCGCTACTAAAATCGCTAAAGACGGGCAAACGGCGGTGTGCAATCTGGCGAGCATTAATTTAAGCAAGATCAACACTGAAGAAGACATTAAAAGGGTCGTGCCGATCATGGTTAGGCTTTTAGACAATGTGATTGATTTGAATTTCTACCCTAACCGCAAAGTCAAAGCCACTAATTTGCAAAATAGAGCCATAGGGTTAGGGGTTATGGGTGAAGCGCAAATGCTCGCAGAACACCAAATCGCCTGGGGGTCTAAAGAGCATTTAGAAAAAATTGACGCTTTAATGGAGCAAATCAGCTACCATGCGATTGACACGAGCGCGAATTTAGCAAAAGAAAAAGGGGTTTATAAGGATTTTGAAAATTCAGAATGGAGTAAGGGGATTTTCCCTATTGATAAAGCCAATAATGAAGCCTTAAAACTCACCGAAAAAGGGCTTTTTAATCATGCTTGCGATTGGCAAGGTTTGAGGGAAAAAGTCAAAGCCAATGGCATGCGTAATGGCTATTTAATGGCGATCGCTCCCACTAGCTCCATTTCTATTTTAGTAGGCACAACCCAAACGATTGAACCCATTTATAAGAAAAAATGGTTTGAAGAAAATTTGAGCGGGCTAATTCCAGTGGTAGTGCCTAATTTGAATGTAGAAACCTGGAATTTTTACACGTCAGCCTATGATATTGACGCTAAAGATTTGATTAAAGCAGCGGCCGTGCGCCAAAAATGGATCGATCAAGGCCAAAGCATCAACGTGTTTTTACGCATAGAAAACGCCAGCGGTAAAACCTTGCATGAAATCTACACGCTCGCTTGGAAATTGGGACTCAAATCCACTTATTATTTGCGCAGCGAAAGCCCTAGCATAGATGAAAAAAGCGTGTTGGATCGATCGGTGGAGTGCTTTAATTGCCAATAA
- a CDS encoding sulfite exporter TauE/SafE family protein, producing the protein MDIYALYIAIGLFTGILSGIFGIGGGLIIVPIMLATGHSFEESIGISILQMALSSFVGSVLNFKKKSLDFSLGLLIGAGGLIGASFSGFVLKIVSSKILMVIFALLVVYSMIQFVVKPKKKDFIADTRRYHLQGLKLFLIGALTGFFAITLGIGGGMLMVPLMHYFLGYDSKKCVALGLFFILFSSISGAFSLMYHHIINKEVLLAGAIVGLGSVIGVSIGIKWIIGLLNEKMHKILILGVYGLSLLIILYKLFF; encoded by the coding sequence ATGGATATTTATGCGTTATACATAGCGATAGGGCTTTTTACTGGCATTCTATCTGGGATTTTTGGCATTGGTGGGGGGTTGATCATTGTCCCTATCATGCTCGCAACCGGGCATTCTTTTGAAGAATCCATTGGTATTTCCATTTTGCAAATGGCGCTTTCATCGTTCGTGGGATCTGTTTTGAATTTCAAAAAAAAATCGCTTGATTTTTCTTTAGGCTTGTTGATAGGGGCAGGGGGGCTGATAGGGGCAAGTTTTAGCGGATTTGTTTTAAAAATCGTTTCCAGTAAAATTTTAATGGTTATTTTCGCGCTTTTAGTCGTGTATTCTATGATCCAATTTGTTGTGAAACCCAAAAAAAAAGATTTTATAGCGGATACTAGACGCTATCATTTGCAAGGTTTGAAATTATTTTTAATTGGTGCGCTCACAGGGTTTTTTGCTATCACTTTAGGGATTGGTGGGGGGATGCTCATGGTGCCTTTGATGCATTATTTTTTAGGGTATGATTCTAAAAAATGCGTGGCGTTGGGGTTATTTTTCATCTTGTTTTCTTCTATTTCAGGAGCTTTTTCTTTAATGTATCATCACATCATCAATAAAGAAGTGCTCTTAGCGGGGGCGATTGTGGGATTAGGCTCAGTTATTGGCGTGAGCATTGGGATTAAATGGATCATAGGGCTTTTGAATGAAAAAATGCATAAAATTTTGATTTTAGGGGTGTATGGTTTGTCGTTATTGATTATTTTATACAAACTCTTTTTTTAA